The sequence TTTTAACAAAAACTCAACAACTGGGTTAAAAAGTTGTATCAATTAGTGTGTTAGATATGAGATGTTGACTAAAAGTGTTCAAAAATTTTATATCAATTGGTACAAGCGATGACTAGAGGCTAATATTGAAACATGGGTAAAGTAGGAAACATTGAACATGTAGAAGAACGTGTTGAATCAGAATTGATGCCACCATCTATGTACAAGGTGGTTTTGAATAATGATGATTACACTCCGATGGATTTTGTGATTGAAATTTTACAACTTTTTTTTAAAAAAAATGAACAGGAAGCCACAGATATCATGTTGGCAATTCATCATCAAGGCAAAGGAATTTGCGGTGTATTTCCATTTGGAATTGCAGAAACTAAGGTTGCTCAGGTAAATCAATTTGCAAGACAAAACGAACATCCGTTACTGTGTTCTTTAGAGAAAGCCTAAATTTAGGTTTGTTACGTTGTATATTTAGGGGGTGCTTATGCTAAACAAAGATCTCGAAGTCACCTTGAACCTGGCGTTCCAGCAAGCCAGAGATGCGCGTCATGAGTACATGACGGTAGAACATTTATTGCTGGCCTTGATTGACAATCCAGCCGCTCAAGAAGCGCTCGTCGCTTGTGGTTCGAATTTAGACAAGTTAAGGGAAGAGGTATCTAGCTTTATTCAGCAAACCACGCCAATCATTGCCGATCCTGAGGATGATAGAGAAACTCAGCCTACTTTAGGTTTCCAAAGGGTGCTCCAGAGGGCAGTGTTTCATGTCCAGTCTTCGGGCCGTAATGAAGTCACTGGTGCCAATGTGCTGGTTGCTATTTTTAGTGAGCAAGAATCCCAAGCAGTCTACTTATTAAGAAATGCCGAAGTGACTCGACTCGATGTGGTTAATTTCATCTCTCATGGTGTGTCTAAGAGCGAAGGCGACTCAGGAGCGAGTCAAGAACGTATCGAAGATCATAGTGAGTCTGAAGAAGAGAAGAGTAAACTTTCTCAGTTTGCCGATAATCTCAATGAGCGTGTGGAACAAGGGCATATCGATCCCCTTATCGGACGCAGTGAAGAGATTGAACGTGCGATTCAAATTCTCTGTCGCCGAAGAAAGAATAATCCACTGCTGGTTGGAGAAGCTGGGGTTGGTAAGACGGCAATTGCCGAGGGGCTTGCCTATCGTATTGTTAACAATGAAGTGCCTGAAGTGATGAACGAAGTCACTGTCTACTCTTTGGATCTCGGGGCGCTACTTGCCGGTACAAAATACCGGGGCGACTTTGAGAAGCGATTCAAGAGTCTGCTTAAAGAGCTTGAGAGTGATGAAAAGGCTATTCTGTTTATTGATGAAATTCATACCATAATTGGTGCCGGCGCCGCTTCCGGTGGTGTGATGGATGCGTCTAACCTGTTAAAGCCTCTGCTGTCCGGTGGCCGGTTAAGATGTATGGGCTCGACCACGTTCCAGGAATATCAGAGTATTTTCGAGAAAGATCGTGCCTTGGCTCGACGTTTCCAAAAAATTGATGTTAACGAACCTTCTGTGGCAGAGACAACCAAAATATTGCGCGGACTCAAGTCTAAGTATGAAGAGCATCATGGGGTGAGATACACCATGGCGGCCTTGAGTGTTGCGGCTAAATTGTCTGACAAACACATTAATGATCGTCACTTACCGGATAAAGCCATTGATGTTATCGATGAAGCTGGTGCCCGAATGGCGATGCAGCCTGCTAGCAAGAGAAAGAAGACTATCGGTCAGAGCGAGATAGAATCCATTATTGCTAAGATTGCCAGAATACCTGAGAAGTCCGTATCGGCTACTGACAAGGATATGCTGAAGAACTTAGAGCGTAACCTCAAGATGGTGGTGTTTGGCCAGGATAATGCGATTGAAAGCCTTAGTGCTGCAATTCGGTTATCTCGAAGTGGGCTTAGTGGAGAAGAGAAGCCTGTAGGTAGTTTCTTGTTTGCCGGTCCTACTGGTGTTGGTAAGACTGAGGTGACCAGTCAATTGGCTAAATGTCTTGGGCTTAACTTGGCTCGGTTCGATATGTCCGAGTATATGGAGAGCCATACCGTATCTCGCTTGATTGGTGCGCCTCCAGGTTATGTTGGCTACGATCAGGGGGGGCTGCTTACCGATGCAGTGATTAAGAACCCTCATTGTGTCGTCTTGCTCGATGAGATTGAGAAGGCGCATCCTGATGTATACAACTTGCTGTTGCAGGTGATGGATCATGGCACCCTGACTGACAATAATGGCAGGAAAGCTGATTTTAGGCATGTGACGCTGGTGATGACAACCAATGCGGGTGTGCAGGAAACGGTACGTAGTTCTATTGGTTTTAAACAGCAAGATCACAGCTTAGATGCACTGTCTGAGATTAATAAGATTTTCTCTCCGGAGTTCAGAAACAGGCTCGATGAAATCATCTGGTTTAATCATCTGGATATGACTGTTATCGCTAAGGTTGTCGATAAGTTCTTAGTGGAGTTACAGGCTCAACTCGATGATAAGTCCGTGACTCTCCATGTTAGTGATGAAGCGCGAACTCTGTTGGCTGAGAAGGGCTATGACAAGTCAATGGGAGCGAGACCCATGGCACGTGTTGTCACAGAGCTTATTAAGCGACCGCTGGCGGATCAGATATTGTTTGGTGATCTGGAGAAAGGTGGTGAGGCACATGTCGATGTGGTTAATAATGAGATTGTGATCACAACGGATCGAGTGGAGAAAGTGCTGAGCTAGTGGGTAAAAAATAGATAAAAAAAAGGCTGCAATTGCAGCCTTTTTTAATACGATTAACTAAAAAAACCGGCTCGGCCGGCTTTCTAAATTCTGTTATTAGCTAACTTAGCGTGAACGGAAGACGATGCGACCTTTGCTCAAATCGTACGGGGTCAGCTGAACTGTCACTTTATCACCCGTTAAGATACGGATGTAGTTTTTACGCATTTTGCCTGAGATGTGAGCAGTCACGACATGACCGTTCTCTAGCTCTACACGAAACATTGTGTTCGGCAAGGTTTCAAGGATCGTGCCTTGCATCTCAATGTTGTCTTCTTTCGCCATTAATCAGTTATCCTGTTAGCCTTCAAATATTAAAAACGGGCATATCATGCCGCAATTAAGCCTTGCTGTAAAGAGCAGGTTAACTTATCGCTGATAAATAACGCTCTTGCGGGGGCTCCTATCCAAAAACTAATAAATTATTTCTCATCAGGTGTTTGCAGCCATCCTGATTCGGTTAATATTTGATAGGGAGTATAGTCTTTTTTGTAATTCATCTTTCTTGACTCATCAATTTGATAGCCTAAATAAACAAAATCTTTTTGCATCAATTTAGCCAGACGACATTGGATCAGAATGAGCAAAGATCCTAGAGAACGTTTGTGTTCATCGGGAGCAAAAAAACTATAGATTGCCGACAAACTGTTAGGCAGAATGTCGGTGACAGCCACCCCGACGAGCTTGTCATTGCTCCATAGCTCAATAAAGACAGGGTCTAACCAACCTGAGCCTATGAAATGTTGATATTGTTCTTCAGAAGCTGGATACATAGGCCCATCACAGTGTCTTTGATTGATATAACTTTCGTACAAAGTGTAGTGGTATTGGGCTTGCTTGCCGATTATCTTCCATACCAGATCTCTATTATTTTTCAGTGTTCTTTTTTGTCGTCTTGAAGGCGTAAAGTTCGCACTTGGTATACGAATGGGCTGGCAAGCGGTGCAATTGGGGCATTGGGGTTTATAAATTGTGCCGCCACTGCGTCTAAAGCCCAGTGCTAATAACTGTTCGAACAGATCGATGTCGATACTTTCTTCTTGAAGCACCAGAAGTTGCTCCATTTGAGTGTCTAGGTAACTGCAGGGAAAAGTTTTGGTGATCCCTACTGAAACTTGTTGTGATTTAGAGTTCAATATATACCTCTGTGGCTAACCAAGTGTTGGCTGCAACATCACCATCACGAAAACGCTTGAGCAACTTGATAAAATCTTTTCTTTTTAGCGCTGTAGCTCCTAGAGAAACTAAGTGTGGGTTCATCACTTGTGCATCGATTAATTTGAAGCCGCTTCTCAGTAGGTGTTGATGCAACATCAACATGGCCGCTTTAGACGCATTTGTTTGGGTATGGAACATAGATTCGCCACAAAAGACCTGTCCTATGGCCACGCCATATAGCCCCCCTATGAGGGTACCATTTTCCCAAACTTCTACAGAATGGGCTTGACCTTGTTGGTGCAGCGTTAAGTATGCTTGCTGAATTTCAGTGGTGATCCAGGTGCCATCTTGTGCCACTCTAGGCTCTGCACAGCCTTTTATTACCTCTTCAAAAGTCTGGTTTATGCTATAGGTCCAGGTTTGTTTTTTTAGATATTTTATTAAACTACGACTGACTTTCATGCTTCCGGGGACAAAAACAGCCCTAGGATCCGGTGACCACCAAAGGATAGGGTCATCAAGATTAAACCAAGGAAAGATGCCTTCGTAATAAGCCTTAAGTAATCGCGGCGGCTGCAGATCACCACCTATGGCTAATAGCCCGTTGGGGTCTGTCAGTGCCAGCTCAGGTTCTGGAAACTGTTCGAATTGATGATTTAAATAGGACAGAGAGTTCACAATTGAGTAAAATTATCCTTAATGGGCCTTATTATAATTTAGCGGAAAAATGATTATGTTGAAACCTAGTTTTGCTTTGTTAGTTAGCTTATGTATTGCTTTAACTGTTTCATTTGATGTATCTGCCGCTTATCAAAGGGATCAAGCGGTCCCCGTTGAGAAAGTGGTGTATGGTAATGTCGTTTCGGTAAGGAATATAACCGAAAAACAGCTGATAGAAGATAGAAACACAGGTTGGAAGACCTTTGGCGGTGCATTGATTGGCGGCGTGATCGGTCATCAATTTGGCGGTGGCAGCGGACAAGATGTTGCGACTGTGCTTGGAGCATTACTCGGGGCGGGTGCTGCCCATAGATATGGCGATAGCTCATATTATCAAGAATTACATCTTGTAGAGCTTATGATCACCCAAGAAGGGGGAGAGCAGGTGATGATCATTCAGGATCTCGATCCTGGTATGGTATTTAATACCGGTGATGAAGTCAGAGTGGTATATCTTCAGGGCAGTGTCAGAGTCGACATCGCCATGTAGCGTGTAAAGTTATCGTATAGCATAAAAACAAAAAGGAGCCTCAGGCTCCTTTTTGTTTTTATGCTATTGGTATAAAGATTAGAAACCGCGAGGTAGCTGACCTTTGCCTGCAAGTTTTTCTCGCCATAACTCTTTTGGCGTTTTACCACCTTTAGACCCTGTGGCTTTAATTGATTTTGCAGCCGCTTTTTTTGCGGGTGTTTTTTTAGCTGCAGCCTTTGGCTTTGCTGTTTTAGAGGTCGGCTTAGCTTTGGTTTGCACCACTTTAGCAGAAGCTTCACTGCCACCTAGATCGGTAAGCATAGTTTCGAGATCGCTAAAGCGTAATGACTTACCGCCATCGATTTTGTACCAGCTTCCTTTTTGTTCAATCGTTACAGCCGAACCTTGCTTTGCAGCGAGAGCAGACTCTAATGCGCTGATAACCTCTTCTTTGGTCAGTTTTGACATAGTAATAACCTATTTATTTTTTAATGTTAACTTGAAGGTTTGGCTTAATTTTATAGGCTAAACGAGTAAAATGTCCAATTTTCACTGAAAATCGCGTGTATTTGCTGGTTTTTACGGCTTATTTTCAGATGATTGATCATTAACTTGATTTTAAAGGAGTTAATTAAAGGTACTGGAAATGTCGTCTAGGTGTTTTTTTGAAGTGTGAGTGGGTTAAACCTGTGCCGGGTTTAGTTGATGGGTTACACTTAAACAGCATTTTTATAAGGACGACCCGATGACACGTAACGAATTAACTGAATATCTCTCAGAGTTTTTGCAAGTAGGTAAGTTTAAAGATTATGCGCCTAACGGTCTGCAAGTTGAGGGGCGAACGGAGATAAAGAAAATTGTTACAGGGGTTACGGCCTGCCAGGCTTTAATCGATAAGGCCATCGCACTCAATGCAGATGCGCTGCTAGTGCACCACGGATTCTTCTGGAAAGGAGAGAGAGAAGTGATAACTGGCATGAAGCAGAGGCGTATAAAAGCACTGCTGACCCATGACATTAATCTTTTTGGTTACCATCTTCCCCTAGATGCACACCCCATGCTAGGCAATAATGCCGAGCTGGGACGAAAGTTAGAGATATCTAACGCCGAGTCAGTCGAAGGGATTGCTCAGGGGCTCATTTGGCAAGGACGTCTAGATACGCCGCTTCCTGCAGGTGTTTTTGCTAAATTTATTAGTGATGTGCTTAACAGAGAGGCACTGCATATTGGCGATACAACTGCTGAAATACAGAGTATTGCCTGGTGTACTGGCGGGGCTCAGGATTATATTGACGATGCGGCGAGCTTAGGCGTCGATGCTTTTATCAGTGGTGAAGTGTCGGAGCGTACCTTTCACAGTGCCCTCGAGTTAGGCATACATTACTTTGCGGCGGGTCATCATGCGACGGAAAGATATGGTATCCAGGCCTTAGGTGAGCACTTGGCCCGTGAGTTTGATATCGAACACGAGTTCGTAGACATCGACAATCCTGTTTAGGTTAATCTATCTCGGGTTAAAGAACGAAGCAGTCGCAGATGGACTGCTTCTTATGCCAACTAATCGGCGTGAATACTTGTCTTTTGCTTCAAGGCAATTTGAGCTTTTTGCTGAATTACGCTATGCCAGAAACTTGCCCCTAACTTAGCGATGACTCTCGACTCGCCATTGAGTAACATGGCCATGCCAACTTTAAGCCGAGGAGAATAGGCTACTTCGGCGACATAACCTGCCACCCAGCCTGCATGATATATTAATTTTTCTCCTTCGAAATCATACACACGCCAACCTTTGCCGTAATGAGCATCATGAAGGTAAGCTTTCCATTCCCGGCGGCGTAACTCTTTGCTCGTGCGCACTCCTGGAGTTTGAATATCCGACAACAAACTTAGGGATAGTACATCTGGGTTATTTCCTAGGTTTGCGATTAACCATTTTGAAAGGTCGGTAATACTCGCATTCACGCCTGCAGCAGGCTCAACCTGATAGTAGTTAGGCTTTACCTTGACCTTTTTGAAACCCGAACGAGTTTTGATATGTGGACTGGCCCGATTGTCTGTCGCCATAAAGTTATCTATACCAATGGAGGCGGTATTCATATGTAGGGGCTCAAAGATACGCTTTTCTACCAAATTAGCGTAACTGTCGCCGGTTTGCTGCTCGATCACTGGCTGAATAAAAGAAAATGCAATATTCTGGTAGCTATAACAAGTGCCTGGTGAGCACATGGGGGTTAACTTTTTGAACTTTGGAATGATCTTCTCGAGTTTACCGTTGGCATTGAGAATATTGTCATAACTGTTCGGCATCAGACCAGTGCTTTGTCCTATGAGGTGGCCGAGCTTAACTTGCTGACTGGCTTGTGGGTTGGCGAGGTGAAATTCGGGCATATATTTTCGTAGTGGCTCATTCCATTCAAACTTATGTTCATGAACCAACATGGTCGCTAAGGTGCCTGCGAAGGTTTTTGATACTGAGGCGAGTCTGAATACTGTGTCTGAATTAACATTGAGACTACCGCCTTTCTTTCGCTTGCCATAGGTGCTCATTTTTATAATTTTATCATTGTCGATAATAACGAAGGCACCGCCCGGTACCTTGTTTTTCTTTAATTGAGCATGAAACTGCGATTTAAAGCTATCACTGATAGCCTGATAGTCAGACTGGGCAAAGCTTGTGGCAGAGAAAATTAAGCTGGCAAGGGGAAGAGTAAGTAAAGAGAAAGACCAGTTGGACATGACGAAGAAATCCCAAAATAAAATCTAAAGAAACAATAGGCGAGATAATCGATCATGTTAGCAATAAATGAGGCTAACAAAAAACAGTCAATTGACATTAGTGGGTATTAATGAATCTTTTGCGTGAAAAACAAACGTTATAGCAATAATTAATCCACTGAAATCAGTATTAATCAGCTGAGGGTTGAGCAAACCTGTTATAGAATAATCAGTGTTATGACAAGAATAACGAGATTGGCTTGTGACTTTGTAGCTATGTGATTATTCTGGTGTATTCCTTAGATGATAAGTCCTCGATATGAAGTTGGCATTGGTTAGTGATCCGAATACCGAAAAGGGTCTTGCAGGGATAAAATATGTGCTGGATGCAATGGGATCAAGCTCGAAGCGCATAGGTTATATCGCCTCACAGCCTGACTCAGCCAGAGATTACTATTTACCTACTCAGCAAATGTACAGCAAGCTAGGTGATAGACTCGATTGCTACTTAGAGTTGGAAGAGGGCTTCAATGAAGCCAGCTTAAAACAGTTACTAGATTGTGATGCGATTCACTTATCCGGAGGTGATACCTATCGTTTTCTCAAGTGGCTTAAATATCGGGATTTACTCCCTGTCCTTCATCAGTATGTAACTCATGGTGGCGCACTTATTGGCATCAGTGCTGGGGCGATGATCATGACGCCCTCAATCGATACTGCGATTTTGTGTGGTGATAAAAACCTGGTGGGCTTACGGGATCTGTCAGGCTTATCTCTGGTGCCTTTTCATTTCGTTCCTCATGTATCATTAGTTGAAAAAACTTCGAATATGGCAAGAGAATTAGCGGCAATCTCTGCTGATTTGTTACAAGTCTATTTTTGTGGTGATAACTCCAGCCTAGTCATTCTCGATGAAGATATCGTCGAGCTAGGTGAGCCATTCCCTTGGGTAATAAACTAGTTCAAGTTGACATAAAAAACCGCCAAAATAGCGGTTTTGTATGGAGGAATGATATGCTGTAGAGCATATTAAATTTCGATGTGTTAGCGGGTTAGTTCAGCGTTAAACCGTTCAAAACCAGCTTCGAGATCTGCGATTAAATCATCCGCATTTTCCAGACCGATATGTAGCCGAATAAGAGGTTTACTACTATCCCAGCTGGTGACAGTTCTGATTTTGTCGATACCGAATACGCCTAAGATAAGACTCTCGAATCCACCCCATGAGAAGCCCATCTTGAAGTGATCCATGTTCTCTACAAAAGCGGTAACTGATTTGAGATTTCCCTCTTTTAATACGAAAGAGAACAGGCCGTTGGAGCCACTGAAATCACGTTTAAAAAACTCATGACCGGGACAAGTCTCGAAAGCCGGGTGTCTTAAGTGATCCACTTCCGGGCGAGTCGCTAACCAGTTTGCCACTTTTAAGGCATTCTGTTCATGCTGTTGCATACGAACACCAAGGGTTCTCAACCCTCGGCTGGCGAGATAGACATCATCTGGGGAGGTGCATTGCCCCATAAGGTAGCTATTCTCCCTAAGTTGCTCCCAGTGGGTATCAATCGATGTTGCTGTGCCTAACATTACATCTGAGTGGCCAACAATATATTTAGTCGCCGCTTGAATGGAAATATCCACGCCCATATCGAAAGGGCGTGAATTTATCGGTGAGGCCCAGGTGTTATCCAACATAACAATGAGGCCGTGCTGATGTGCTATTGCGCTCAGGGTTGGAACATCCTGAATTTCCATGGTGACTGAGCCTGGCGATTCTAAGAATAAGACTTTTGTATTGGGTTTGATAAGCTCGGCGATACCTTCGCCTATCATGGGATCATAATACGTCGTCTCTATGCCAAAACCTGCGAGCAACTTGTTGCACAGATCCCGGGTTGGCTCATAGGCACTGTCGACCATCAACAAGTGATCGCCGCTTTTTAAAAATGATAATAGGGCACCGCTGATAGCAGCTGAGCCAGATGGATACAGCGCTGTACCGCTGCCACCCTCGAGTTCGGCGATAGCCGCCTGAAAAGCAAAGTGGGTAGGGCCACCACGTCTGCCATAAAACATCTCACCATTAGCACGGTTTTTTGTGGCAAAACGCATCTCTTCCATAGTATCGAAGACCATAGTCGATGCTCGAAATACGGGGGGATTGATCACGCCCTTGGTCCATTTTTTGTCACGTCCAACACTGATGATCTGGGTTTCTTTTTTCATAGGGCATACTTCCTGGAGCGAATAGGAGAAATAATGGCTTTTAGCCATCTTAACATCTAAATGGCTAAATAGGAGCGTGAGTGCCGTATACTCTTATCTGGTTTCTAAATCACTTAAGTAAATTAACTAAAATTCAGTTGGTTATGATAGTTTTAGTCTTTTATATAAGGTAGTGAAACCAAAATTTCGACCCCTGATTTATCTCGAACGGCACTTTCGCTGCCTTTTTTGTTCGGAGCTTGTAGATCCCTTGCCTTGATGGAACCGCGGTGGAAGTCAGTGATAAGCCGGGCGATATAGAGACCGAGACCTAAATGAGGCTTGTCTTGGGCCTTTTGTTGTCGAACAGAGACCATAGACTCGAAAATTTGCTCTGCCATTTTTTCAGGTAATAGGGGGCCAAAGTTCGAAATAGTTAGCTCGGCGTGTCTGTGTTTGGCCGTTAGGGTGACAGTAATGGGCGTATTGTCGGTGCTGAACTCTAACGCGTTGGCAATCAGTTTATCCATGAGTTGAGCGATATACTCGGGCACACCACTCATGGTTAAAGGCTCCTGTGTGACAGAAACCAGAAACTCTTTGTTAGGGTAGGTGAGCTGATAGCCTTGCATACATCCTGAAATGACCTTGGAGAGAGGAAATATGTCAACTTCGGCTTGAGATAAACTCTCTTCTAGGCGTGTGGCTTCGCTCATGTTATTGAGGATCATATTGAGTCTACTAACGCCTTCTTCCGCCCGATCGACGTATTTTCGGGTGTCAGGATCTAACTGTTGCAGGCTTAGGTGCTCAAGTGATGACCGCACCACGGCCACAGGGGTTCTCAGCTCATGGGATAAGCGTGAAGACATATTCTCAAGGTAGTGAGTGTATTGACCCAAGCGACCGACAATGCTGGCAAAACTTCTTGAAAGATCGCCAATTTCATCTCTGACTTCAGAGCCCTGTATTGTTTTTCTGATCCGTCCTTGGCTGTCTATTGCTTCTTCGGCTTCGTCCCTGAGCTTTCTTATCCTGCTGGATATGCTGGAAGCGAAAAAGAATAGGGCTAAGGTGCCCATGCTCATGATGGTCAGAATGACGTTAAACAATTTCTCCAGGGCCTTGTTACGCAGGGTACGGATACCATGCGTGGTTTCCTCGGCTATCACTACACCCATGACCTTATCATCAATCCAGATAGGGCTGGCCGCAGCCAGGATGACGGCTTTATTATCCGGTGTTAGACGCCAGGTGGACCCTTGCCGACCAGCTAATGCATTCTTGATATGGCTACCTTTGAGCACTGTAGAGTCCTGCAGGGAGTCGATAAAGTCTTTAGGAGGTGTGGTTAAGATTTTATAATAGAAACGGTGGAGGTAGTCCCGCTTAAAGTGACCCCAGAACGAATCATCGGGCGTATCTTGCACTGTGCGGGTCCAGACACTACTACTTGTACGAATGTCACCTGATTTGGCTAATACGCGTCCATGTTTATCGACCACCCAAATACGGGAACTGTTATGACTCATTCCTTTGATGATGCTTTCAATTTCCGGAGATGGAACCAGTACTGTGCCTAAGCTTTCCACATCATCGATAGCCGATGTACCGACAATCGCATCTAGAATGCGCGTCTTCTTATCGTTTACATCATAGATAGCAAACCCCAGCTTACTGCCGACCATATCCAGTGGCATGCGTATTTCGACATTGTAACCTACTCGGGTTTTAACCCACTTTCCCTGAATTTTAAGCTCCGGGGTAACAGGCATTCTTTTTTTGGGGTCTTCAGGCAGTTCATAGGAACTCACCCAACCATCTTCTTGGGTGGCGATGATGTAGCGTTTGAATTTTCCATCGGGTGCCAATGTGGCAATGGCTAGGTGATCATTGACATCGATCTTGAGGCTGTTGGTGCCACGATAGATCACACTGGGATCTGTTACTTCAAAGAAGGCGTAGAGGAACCCAGCGTATTTGCCCACCATATGATTAAAACTAACGTTTAACGGTGCGTCGGCTAAACGTTTAAAGATTTGATGGTCTTCGCCATAATTGATACTTCTGTGGCGATAGGAGGCCCAGTCATGTAGCCTGCCGTCGAGTTGAATCGCTCCGGCTAAAGGATAAGCGTAGAGGTCGCGCCCTTGCTCTACCTGTGTAAGAAAGCTGGCTTGTATGTCAAAGAGGCTAGGGCGTTCATGTAGCGCCGTAGCGAGAGCCTGTGTGGTACCCTCGAGTGTTTTCTCCTGGCCGTATCTCAGGTATTTTTCCATCTCCCATACATATTGATAGCCTAACCAGGGCAGACAAAGCAGGAACAGAGATAAAATGGCGACTTTCGATCTTAGGCCTATCGGAGGATGAAATTTCGATAGTTTGTACTTCAGGTTCATAAAGTGTTCGGTCAGCTTCTTGCTTATTGTAGAGAAGCTAGCCGGGGTTACCTTGATGATTTTAGCCTTTAGCCAGGCCCAATGCTTGCGCATCCTATTCTTAGTCTCGCTAACGATGAGGAAAGCATACATAGAGGCTTTAGCTCTGATGTCCAGGAGGCGATATAACAAATGAGATACTCTTTATTTAAACATTTTTACTGGCTTTGAACTCTCAGTCTAGCTTAGCGCTGAGGGTCCCAACGATATCCCATTCCATAAACGGTATCGATGCAGTCGAAATTTGAGTCGAGGATGAGGAACTTCTTTCTGATCCTTTTGACATGGGACGTGATGGTGCTGTCATCCACAAAAATCTTAGCTTCCTGCATCAATTCCTGTCTGTTTCTAACATGCCCTGGACGTTTTGCCAGTGCGTGCACCATCCAGAACTCGGTAACCGTGAGTTCAATATGAGTCTTGTTCCAATACACTTGCATGCGATTGATATCGATAACCAGTTTATCTCGCTCTAGTAAGTTTTCATTGGCTATCTCTTTGCCTTGAAGTTCGGAACGACGAAACAGGGCTGCCAGTCTGGCAATTAAGTGGGGGAAGCTGACATCTTTACTCAAGTAATCATCGGCGCCCAATCTGAGGCCACATACGGTATCAAAATCGCTGTCTCTCGCGGTTAAAAAAATGATTGGTAGGTTACTCGACATGGCTCTGAGGGACTGACAAAGGGTAAACCCGCCGTCGATTTCATCTTCGAGTCCGATATCAATGATTGCCAGGTCTGGGAGACGAGTCAAGAAGGCCTGCATCGCCATCGGACGATTGGCATAGGCTTGAACACTGTAGCCTTGCTGTT is a genomic window of Shewanella psychrophila containing:
- the clpS gene encoding ATP-dependent Clp protease adapter ClpS, with amino-acid sequence MGKVGNIEHVEERVESELMPPSMYKVVLNNDDYTPMDFVIEILQLFFKKNEQEATDIMLAIHHQGKGICGVFPFGIAETKVAQVNQFARQNEHPLLCSLEKA
- the clpA gene encoding ATP-dependent Clp protease ATP-binding subunit ClpA, which produces MLNKDLEVTLNLAFQQARDARHEYMTVEHLLLALIDNPAAQEALVACGSNLDKLREEVSSFIQQTTPIIADPEDDRETQPTLGFQRVLQRAVFHVQSSGRNEVTGANVLVAIFSEQESQAVYLLRNAEVTRLDVVNFISHGVSKSEGDSGASQERIEDHSESEEEKSKLSQFADNLNERVEQGHIDPLIGRSEEIERAIQILCRRRKNNPLLVGEAGVGKTAIAEGLAYRIVNNEVPEVMNEVTVYSLDLGALLAGTKYRGDFEKRFKSLLKELESDEKAILFIDEIHTIIGAGAASGGVMDASNLLKPLLSGGRLRCMGSTTFQEYQSIFEKDRALARRFQKIDVNEPSVAETTKILRGLKSKYEEHHGVRYTMAALSVAAKLSDKHINDRHLPDKAIDVIDEAGARMAMQPASKRKKTIGQSEIESIIAKIARIPEKSVSATDKDMLKNLERNLKMVVFGQDNAIESLSAAIRLSRSGLSGEEKPVGSFLFAGPTGVGKTEVTSQLAKCLGLNLARFDMSEYMESHTVSRLIGAPPGYVGYDQGGLLTDAVIKNPHCVVLLDEIEKAHPDVYNLLLQVMDHGTLTDNNGRKADFRHVTLVMTTNAGVQETVRSSIGFKQQDHSLDALSEINKIFSPEFRNRLDEIIWFNHLDMTVIAKVVDKFLVELQAQLDDKSVTLHVSDEARTLLAEKGYDKSMGARPMARVVTELIKRPLADQILFGDLEKGGEAHVDVVNNEIVITTDRVEKVLS
- the infA gene encoding translation initiation factor IF-1; its protein translation is MAKEDNIEMQGTILETLPNTMFRVELENGHVVTAHISGKMRKNYIRILTGDKVTVQLTPYDLSKGRIVFRSR
- a CDS encoding arginyltransferase produces the protein MNSKSQQVSVGITKTFPCSYLDTQMEQLLVLQEESIDIDLFEQLLALGFRRSGGTIYKPQCPNCTACQPIRIPSANFTPSRRQKRTLKNNRDLVWKIIGKQAQYHYTLYESYINQRHCDGPMYPASEEQYQHFIGSGWLDPVFIELWSNDKLVGVAVTDILPNSLSAIYSFFAPDEHKRSLGSLLILIQCRLAKLMQKDFVYLGYQIDESRKMNYKKDYTPYQILTESGWLQTPDEK
- the aat gene encoding leucyl/phenylalanyl-tRNA--protein transferase, which produces MNSLSYLNHQFEQFPEPELALTDPNGLLAIGGDLQPPRLLKAYYEGIFPWFNLDDPILWWSPDPRAVFVPGSMKVSRSLIKYLKKQTWTYSINQTFEEVIKGCAEPRVAQDGTWITTEIQQAYLTLHQQGQAHSVEVWENGTLIGGLYGVAIGQVFCGESMFHTQTNASKAAMLMLHQHLLRSGFKLIDAQVMNPHLVSLGATALKRKDFIKLLKRFRDGDVAANTWLATEVYIEL
- a CDS encoding glycine zipper 2TM domain-containing protein; translation: MLKPSFALLVSLCIALTVSFDVSAAYQRDQAVPVEKVVYGNVVSVRNITEKQLIEDRNTGWKTFGGALIGGVIGHQFGGGSGQDVATVLGALLGAGAAHRYGDSSYYQELHLVELMITQEGGEQVMIIQDLDPGMVFNTGDEVRVVYLQGSVRVDIAM
- a CDS encoding Nif3-like dinuclear metal center hexameric protein: MTRNELTEYLSEFLQVGKFKDYAPNGLQVEGRTEIKKIVTGVTACQALIDKAIALNADALLVHHGFFWKGEREVITGMKQRRIKALLTHDINLFGYHLPLDAHPMLGNNAELGRKLEISNAESVEGIAQGLIWQGRLDTPLPAGVFAKFISDVLNREALHIGDTTAEIQSIAWCTGGAQDYIDDAASLGVDAFISGEVSERTFHSALELGIHYFAAGHHATERYGIQALGEHLAREFDIEHEFVDIDNPV
- a CDS encoding serine hydrolase domain-containing protein; this encodes MSNWSFSLLTLPLASLIFSATSFAQSDYQAISDSFKSQFHAQLKKNKVPGGAFVIIDNDKIIKMSTYGKRKKGGSLNVNSDTVFRLASVSKTFAGTLATMLVHEHKFEWNEPLRKYMPEFHLANPQASQQVKLGHLIGQSTGLMPNSYDNILNANGKLEKIIPKFKKLTPMCSPGTCYSYQNIAFSFIQPVIEQQTGDSYANLVEKRIFEPLHMNTASIGIDNFMATDNRASPHIKTRSGFKKVKVKPNYYQVEPAAGVNASITDLSKWLIANLGNNPDVLSLSLLSDIQTPGVRTSKELRRREWKAYLHDAHYGKGWRVYDFEGEKLIYHAGWVAGYVAEVAYSPRLKVGMAMLLNGESRVIAKLGASFWHSVIQQKAQIALKQKTSIHAD